Proteins encoded by one window of Vampirovibrionales bacterium:
- a CDS encoding type II toxin-antitoxin system RelE/ParE family toxin, translating to MYHIVVTPEAQQELERESAYSESRWGKAHAKKYFAQLRRKIKDLSKAPHAHRAHDDILPGLRLLHHKGSVIVYWINEARKQVIILGVPSIYRELSRETLQGRVHKQDMGAIL from the coding sequence GTGTACCATATTGTTGTAACGCCAGAGGCCCAGCAAGAGCTTGAGCGGGAGAGCGCCTATTCGGAAAGCCGCTGGGGTAAAGCCCATGCTAAAAAATACTTTGCCCAGTTGCGACGAAAAATTAAAGACCTGAGCAAGGCCCCCCATGCGCATCGCGCCCATGATGACATCCTGCCAGGTCTGCGCCTGCTGCATCACAAGGGGAGCGTCATTGTGTACTGGATTAACGAGGCGCGCAAACAGGTGATCATTCTGGGCGTGCCAAGTATTTATCGGGAATTGTCACGCGAAACTCTGCAAGGGCGGGTTCATAAGCAGGATATGGGCGCGATCTTGTAA
- a CDS encoding type II toxin-antitoxin system ParD family antitoxin, with amino-acid sequence MTIHVSLPEELEHMVHAQVDSGFYKSASEVIREALRDFFSARSAFGPEQIHWLRAEMGARLEAVQDGSAALTDVDTVFDRLEAGLS; translated from the coding sequence ATGACGATTCATGTGTCACTGCCTGAAGAGTTGGAACACATGGTGCATGCGCAAGTAGACAGCGGTTTCTATAAAAGCGCCAGCGAGGTGATTCGCGAAGCTCTCCGTGATTTCTTCTCGGCTCGCTCAGCCTTTGGCCCTGAGCAAATCCATTGGCTCCGCGCAGAGATGGGCGCACGGCTGGAGGCGGTGCAAGACGGATCCGCCGCGTTGACAGACGTGGATACCGTGTTTGATCGCTTGGAGGCAGGGCTCTCTTGA